The window GAAGACGCGGGCGCCGCACGAGCGGTCCGGATCGGTCGAGACCGGCGCGATCGACGGCAGGCTTTGGGGCGGCGACAGCGGCAGGCGGCTCCAGGTGGCCGCGGTGGCTGCGTACTTCGCGGAGGATCTGCGTGGCAGCAAGCTGCCGGGTCAGCCGGGGCTCGGTGAACTCGCCGATCGAGCGGCGGAGTTGGCGACCGAAACGGAGGACAGCTCGGTCCGGAAGCTGGCGACCGCGATCGCCCGGGCGGACGGGCTCAAGGGCGGCAGCGGATCGGACGGCGGGGGGCAGCAGGAGGGCGAGATGGACTGACCGCGGGAGAGCCCGGAGGGCAGCGAGCCGGGGTGGCCAAGTGGTGGACAAGGGGGTGGGGCTGGGCGGCGGCCTTGCGGAAATGGCACCGCACAGCCCGCCCCGCCACGCCATGATGTGGGCCATGGCCTCCCTGCTGCTCGCACTCGCCGCCGCCACCACCGGCCTCTACGCCGGCTTCCTGTTGTGCTTCCTGACCGGGATCATGCCCGGCCTCAGACCGCTGCCGGACGACCAGTTCGCCGCCGCCATGCGCAGCTTCAACGAGAAGGTGCCGAGGCCGGTGTTCCTCGTTCTCTTCCTCGGGGTGATCGCCTTCCCGGTCGCCGCCCTCGTCGTACCGGTCGATGGCCGGACCTCCGCCGAGGGCGGTCTCGTCGTGGGCGCTCTGGCCTGCGCGGTGCTCAGCCATCTCGTCACCGTGAGCGGCAACATCCC is drawn from Streptomyces sp. NBC_01717 and contains these coding sequences:
- a CDS encoding anthrone oxygenase family protein gives rise to the protein MMWAMASLLLALAAATTGLYAGFLLCFLTGIMPGLRPLPDDQFAAAMRSFNEKVPRPVFLVLFLGVIAFPVAALVVPVDGRTSAEGGLVVGALACAVLSHLVTVSGNIPLNSALAAAEDGDDSAARRAFESRWNTLHRIRTVLSTGAFALLVAAAV